Below is a window of Synechococcus sp. RSCCF101 DNA.
TGGATGGTGACGGCGCAGGGCCATCAGCACGTAGGCGGCCGTGGCGTAGAGCGACACATCGCCCTCGCAGAGAAACACCACCGCGGCTCCGGCCTCCACCTCCCGCGCCAGCCGGTCGCAGGCCTCGCGCCAGGCCCGTCGCCTCGGTTCGGCCGCCTCCACCACCGGCATCAGCAGGGGCAGCCGACGCTGCTCGGGCCCGATCCAGGGGGCCGCGATCGCCGCCGCCATGCTGGCGGCCCCTTCGGCGCTGATTGGGTAGGCCACCACACCGGCGGCCGCGATCGCCCGCACCGCCGCCACCGTGAGCAGCTCCGGATCCCCGGGCCCCACGCCCACCAGGGTCAGGCCGGCCGGCGCGCTCTCGGCCGCTGCGGCGATGGTGGCGAGGGCAGGCGGAACGGCCACGCGGCAGCGGTCGGGGAGGGAGGCAGGAGGAGAAACCGCAACCCGCCTTCCTAGGGTCGGCCGGATGCTGCGGATGGGCGGTGAGCCGGCTCCTGATCTACGACGTCGCCACAGACGACAGCACGGGAGCACCCGCCGGCCCGCGGGCCCTGCACGAGCAGCCGGAACGGATCGCAGTGGAACTGGCGGCCCGGGGCCTGCGCTTCGAGCGCTGGCCGATCGAGACCACCGCGCCGGCAACCGTCGACACCCCGGACAACGCCACCGCCTCTGAAGCCCTGCTGCAGCGCCATGCCGCCGCCATCGAGCGGGTGCGGAACGAGGTGGGGCTGCAGACGGTGGATGTGGTGCGCCTGGCCCCCGATCACCCGGAGCGGGAGCGCCTGCGGGCCATGTTTCTGCAGGAGCACACCCACAGCGAGGACGAGGTGCGCTTCTTCGTGGAGGGCCGGGGGCTGTTCTGCCTCCACATCGGAGACGAGGTGCTGCAGGTGCTCTGCACCCGGGGCGACTGGATCGCCGTGCCCGCCGGCACCCGCCACTGGTTCGACATGGGACCCCGGCCCCACTTCTGTGCCCTGCGCTTCTTCGGCAACCCGGAGGGCTGGGTGGCCAGCTTCACGGGCTGGGAGGGAGCAGCGCGCTACCCACGCCTCGACGCCCTGCCGGAGGCCCTCAGCTGTGCATCCGGGGCTCAGGGTGCAGCGTCCGCAGGATCGCCGCCTCCGCCTGAGCCAGTTCCTGCAGGCGCTCCATGATCAGCGGCCGGGGCCAGCGGGCCTCGCAGAGCAGCCAGTACACCCCGAAGTGGCGCGCCTCGCTGGCGAGGAGGTCGCCGTAGAGGCGCCGCAGCTCGGCATCGGGGCTGTGGCTGGCCAGCAGGGCCATCCGCTCGTGGCTGCGGGCTTCGATCAGCCCGGACACGAGGAAGGAATCGAGCATGCGCTGGGGCTCGCCGCGGCGCACCAGCGCCGCCAGCGACGCGCCATAGGGCGGCGCCTTGAGGGGCTGCAGGGTTTCACCGCGCGCCTTGATCAGCGCCAGCACCCGCTCGAAATGCTCCAGCTCCTCGCGCGCCAGCGGGCTGAGCACCTCCCCCAGCCCCGGTTCGCAGAGGTAGCGGAACATCAGCTGCACCGCTGCTCCGGCGGCCTTGCGCTCGCAGTGGGCGTGATCGATCAGCACCGCCATCGGATGGGCCAGGGCCTGCTCCAGCCAGGCGGCGCTGCTGGGCTCCGCCAGCCAGCGGATGCGGGCGGTAGCGGCCTCCGGGCTGAGCAGCAGGCTCATCGGGATGCGCCGGCCCCGGCGTCCTCCTTCCGGCGCAGATGCTGCACCAGGCCATCGAGGGCCATCACATAGCTGTGAGCGCCGAAGCCGCTCACCACACCCAGGGCCCGGTCGGCCAGAAGGCTGTGGTGGCGAAAGGATTCCCGGGCGTGCACGTTGCTCAGATGCAGTTCCACATAGGGAAGGGCCACCGCGGCGAGGGCATCGCGCAGGGCGATGGAGGTGTGGGTGTAGGCCGCCGCGTTGATCAGGATGCCATCGATCTGGCCCATGGCCTGCTGGATCCGCTCCACCAGCGCCCCCTCATGGTTGCTCTGGAAACAGGCGAGCTCCACGGTCTGCCGGGCGGCACGGCTGACCAGGTCCTCCTCGATCGCCTGCAGCGAGGCGCTGCCGTAGATGCCGGGTTCACGGCGGCCCAGCAGGTTGAGGTTGGGACCGTTCAGCAGCAGCACCTTCAGGGTCCTCGGCGCGTCGGCTGGTAGGGTCACGTGGTGTGGTTCGGGTCGGTGCCCGAGTGGTTAATGGGGGCGGACTGTAAATCCGCTGGCTCTGCCTACGTTGGTTCAAATCCAACCCGGCCCACCTTCCACATGCCCTTGTAGCTCAGCGGTAGAGCACTCCCTTGGTAAGGGAGAGGTCACGAGTTCAAGTCTCGTCAAGGGCTTTTCCGGGGCACGAAGCGGGTCGCGTCATTGGAGCCGCCAGCCAGCATCCCGGCTGAAGGCAGCGGGTCGATCCCCCGACGAGAACCACACCCCCGCAGAGGTAATCCGTCAGGCGGGTCTGGACCGGCGTTGGCAGGCCGGACACATCAAACACCACCGGCACGCCGGTGCGAACCGAATCGATCGCGCTGGCGGCATCATCGAAACTGCTGGCTCTGAGAACCAACAGCTCGGTCGCGGGCGACGGCGGCAGCGACGCGGATCGTCGAGCGGATGAGGCACGCGTCGATGGCTCCTGCGGTCGTTCCACGGAGACAGCGGGCGAAGGATGGAGCACCAGTTCGCCACGGAAGCCTGGGCCCGTCAAAAACACCCGTCTCGCGCTTCTCGTACACGTCTGATCGCGAGAAGCCTGTCCTGGCAGGCCAGGAGGAGGGAGATCGACTCAACAACCGCCGGAAAAACGCACGGCATGAGCCTGTCAAGTGGAAACCGGGGTTTTCCAGAGCCAGGTGCGAAACAGCCTGCACTGAATCAGCTTCGCCAGCAGCCTGCTGTGGAAAGTCCCGCATCAACCTGTGGAAACAGCTCGGATGCAGCTGTGGAAAAGCAACGGTTGAGCATTGCTGATGGCTTCATGGCTTCGTCCTGTTCCCCCAGCCCAGGCGGCACGCTCCCCTGATTCCCGCTGCGCCGTCTCGGAGCACCATCCTGGACCCTGCCTCCAAGCCTCGCTGCCGCATGCCCCGTTGTTCACGCCGCGTGACCATGGCGGGCGCCCTGCTCAGCCTGCTGACGGGCCTGGGCGCTGCGCCCGTCTGGGCTCAGCCGAGCCCGGAAGCTCCGGAGGCGATCGAGGCCTCCCGCCCCACCGTGTCGCGTGCCGAGGGGCGGTCCCTGGTGGTCACGGCCCATCCCCTGGCCAGCCAGGCCGCCCTGGCCGTGCTGCGCGAGGGCGGCAGCGCCATGGATGCTGTCGTGACCGCCCAGACGGTGCTGGCGGTGGTGGAGCCCCAGAGCTCGGGGCTGGGAGGGGGCGGTTTCCTGCTGCACTGGGATCAGGCCAGCGGCCGGCTGCAGGCCTTCGATGGCCGGGAAACGGCTCCGGCCCACGCCACCCCCGCCAGCTGGCTGAAGAGCGATGGCACGCCGCTGCCCTGGCTGGAGGCCACGCGCACCCTCACCGCCATCGGCGTGCCCGGCACAGTCGCCCTCCTCGCCGAAGCCCACCGTCGCTTCGGGGAGCAGCCCTGGGGTGAGCTGCTCCAGCCCGCCATCGCGCTGGCTGACGGTGGCTTCCGCGTGACGCCCCGGCTGCAGCGCTCCATCGCCCTGGCCGAACGCCTCGGCACCGGCCACAGCCCGGCCTTCCGCCGGCTCTACCGCCCGGACGGAGAGCCGGCCGCTGTGGGCAGCCGGCTGCGCAACCCGGAGCTGGCGGCCACCCTGCGGCGCCTGGCCGCGGGAGGCGGCGACGCCTTCTACCGCGGCGAGCAGGCCCGCAGCCTGCTCGCCGGGCTGCGGGGCCTGGCGCGGCAGGGAGCCCGCGGGCGGGGCTTCGCCGCTGAGGATCTGGCGGCCTACCGGGCCCTGGAACGGAAGCCCCTGTGCCTGCCCTACCGGCGCTGGCGGGTCTGCAGCGTGCCGCCCCCGAGCGGCGGCGGCCTGGCGCTGCTGCAGAGCCTGGCCCTGCTCCAGGCCCGCCTACCGGAGCCCGCACCGGAGGAGGAGTTGAAGGCCTGGCATCTGCGGGCCGAAGCCCTGCGGCTGGCCGATGCCGACCGCGCCCACTGGGTGCGGGATCCGGCCGAGGGCCCCATACCCCTGCAGGGGCTGCTCGATCCGGCCTACCTGCAGCAGCGGGCAACACGCATCGATCCGGAGCGGCCGACCCCCGCCCCGGCCGCCGGCACGCCGCCCGGCAGCGCCGGCCTCCGCTTCGCCAGCCAGTCCCGCGGCGCCGGGGGCGGCACCACCCATCTTGTGGTGGTGGATGCCGCCGGCAACATCGCCAGCTTCAGCGGCTCGGTGGAGACCGTGTTCGGCAGCCGGCACCTGGTGGACGGCATGGTGCTGAACAACCAGCTCACCGACTTCTCCTTCCGGCCCGAGCGGGACGGCCTGCCCATCGCCAACCGCATCGATGCCGGCAAACGGCCCATGAGCGCCATGGCCCCGCTGATCGTGTTCGACGGCAACCGGCCCGTGCTGGCCCTGGGCTCACCGGGTGGCTGGCTGATTCCCCACTATCTGGTGGGAGCCCTGCAGGCCGCGCTCGACTGGGACCTGCCGGCCGCCGAGGTGGTGGCCCTTCCCCATCTGGCCGTCCGGCCCGAGACGACCCTGCTGGAGGAGGCCCCCGCTCACCCGGCTGACGGGCTGAGCGAGCTGGGGCACCGGATTGAGCGGCGGGGCTTCAGCAGCGGCCTGGCCCTGATCCGGCGCCGCGGCGATCGCTGGCGTGGCGCCGCCGACCCACGACGGGAGGGATCGGCGCTGGCACTGCCCTGAACCCGCTTCTGCCGCCTGCGGCGACGCTCAGGCCGGCAGCACCAGCACCTCCCGTGCCGGGATGCGGGATGGGGTTTCCGCGTCCAGGTTCGAGAGGAGAGCCTCGGGCACGGGCCGCTCCTCCCGGCTGCGGTTGAAGACCAGATGCAGCCGGTCGCCGTCCTGCCAGCGCTCGAGCCAGAGCCCCCAGCAGACGCCGCTGTCGTCGCTGAGCTCCCGCAGCCGCCAGCCGTCGCCCCGCAGTGCCGGATGGCGGGCCCGCCGCGCCGTCAGCTCCTGCAGCAGGCGGGTGAGCTCCGGGTCCACCACCACGGCGGCTTTCGCCCCGGCAGCGCCCCCTTGTTCCAGTGGCCGCCAGGGCAGGGCTTCCCGGCAGCCGGGTTCCGGGCCGCCGCTCAGGCCCACCTCCGTGCCGTAATAGATGCAGGGTGCGCCTGGCAGGGCGAAGAGAAACTGCAGCGCCAGCGTCAGAGCGCTGCGATCCCCCCCGAGCACATGCAGCGCCCGCGGCACGTCGTGGCTGTCCAGCAGGTTGAGTTGGCAGCGGTTGACCGCCGCCGTGTACCAGCCCAGGGTCTGCTCCACCACCGTCAGGAAGCCGGCCCCATCGAGGGGGCCATAGGGCATGGCCTGAAAGGCCAGGTCCGAGCGGATCGTCTCCGCTCCGAAGAAGCCCAGGCTGCTCCAGGCCATGCGGTAGTTCATCACCCCGTCGAACCGGTCCCCGGCCAGCCAGGGGCGGGCATCGCCCCAGATCTCGCCCACGATCCAGGCCTCGGGGTTCACCGCCTTCACCATCCGGCGGAAGGGCAGCCAGAAGCCCGATTCCACCTCGTCCGGCACGTCCAGGCGCCAGCCGTCGATGCCCCGCTCCAGCCAGTGGCGCGCCACGTCCAGCAGGAAGTCCCGCACCGGTGGATGGGCGTGGCGGAACTTGGGCAGGGCGGGGGCGTTCCACCAGCAGTGGTAGCCGCAGGTGTCCGAAGGGCTGCGGGGATAGGGATCGATCGGCCAGCGCTCCACCACGAACCAGTCGCGGTAGGGGGAGTCGGCACCGTTCTCCACCAGGTGGTGAAAGGGCCAGAAGCCGCGGCCGCAGTGGTTGAACACCCCGTCGAGCACCAGCCGCATGCCGCGCGCATGCACGGCCTCCAGCAGGGCCGAGAAGGCCTCCTCGCCGCCCAGCAGGGGATCGACCCGCAGGTAGTCGTCCGTGTGGTAACGGTGATTGCTGGCCGACTGGAAGATCGGGTTCAGCAGCAGGCAGGTGGCCCCCAGCGACTGGATGTGATCCAGCCCCTCGATCAGCCCGAGCAGGTCGCCCCCCTGGAAGCCATGCGGGCTGGGGGGACTGCCCCAGGGGTCCAGGGTCAGGCCCGCCTGCTCGCGAACCCGGCCACTGCGGCGGAAGCGGTCGGGGAACACCTGATACACCACCGCATCGGCCACCCAGCTCGGTTCGAGCGACCCGTCGAGACCGCCGCCGCCACCGCCCGTTGCACCGGCCTGTTCCATGCCCATGGCCCGCATCCGGCCTCAGCGTTAGCACTGGAGCAGTGCGATGCGGGCCATGGCCGAACCGCTGATCCTGGCTCTCGATCAGGGCACCAGCAGCTCCAGGGCGGTGCTGTACACCCCGTCGGGCCGGCAGGTGGCCTCCGCCAGCGCGCCGCTGCCGATCCGCTATCCCGCCGATGGCTGGGTGGAGCAGGACGCCGGGGCCATCTGGGACAGCCAGCGGCAGGCGATGCGCTCGCTCGAGACCCAGCTCGATGACGCTCAGCGCCGCGCGGTGGCCGCCTGCGGCATCACCAACCAGCGCGAGACCACCGTGCTCTGGTCCCGCCGCGACGGCCGCGCCCTCGGGCCCGCCCTCGTCTGGCAGGACGGGCGCACCGCCGCCATCTGCCGGCGCTGGAAGGAGGCGGGCCTGGAGGAGAGCTGGTGCCACCGCACCGGCCTGCTGCTCGATCCGTACTTCAGTGCCAGCAAGATCACCTGGCTGCTGGAGCACGAGCCCGAGGCCGCGGCTGCCGCCGGGCGGGGCGAGCTCTGCTTCGGCACGGTCGACAGCTGGCTGCTGCGGAACCTGGCGGAGGGTCAGCCCCACCGCACGGACATGAGCAACGCCAGCCGCACCCTGCTGATGGACCTGGAACAGCGAACCTGGCTGCCCGATGCCGCCGGCACCTGCGGTCTGCCCGAGAGCGCGCTGCCCGAGCTGTGGCCCTGCCGGGGCGGCTTCGGAACCATCGCCGCCGGCCTGCCCTTCGCCGGGGTGCCGATCACGGCGATGCTGGGCGACCAGCAGGCCGCCACCCTCGGCCAGCTCTGCCTCCGGGCGGGCGAGGCCAAATGCACCTATGGCACCGGCGCCTTCCTGGTGATCAACACCGGCAGCGAGCTGCGGCGCTCCGACAGCGGCCTGCTCAGCACCCTGGGCTGGACCGACGCCCACGGCACCCCCACCTACTGCCTCGAGGGCAGCCTGTTCAATGCCGGCACGGTGGTGCAGTGGCTGCGGGACGGCCTCGGCTTGTTCGAGCGCTCCGAGGAGGTCAACACCCTGGCGGCGGAGGTGAGCGGCAGCGGCGGCGTGATGCTGGTGCCCGCCTTCACCGGCTGGGGCACGCCCCACTGGGATCCCGGTGCGCGGGCTCTGCTGATCGGCCTCACCCGCGACAGCCGCCGCGGCCACATCGCCCGGGCCGCCCTGGAGGGCATCGCCCTGTCGGTGGCGACGCTGGTCAGCCTGGCGGAGGAGGCCATGGGCACCCCGTTGCAGGAACTGGCCGTGGATGGCGGGGCCGCCGCCTCCGACCTGCTGCTGCAGGCCCAGGCCGATGCGAGCGGGATCACGGTGCGGCGGCCGGCGGATCTGGAGAGCACCGCCAGGGGCGTGGCCATGATGGCCGGCCTGGAGGCCGGGGTCGTGGCCGAGCCATCCGCCTTCGAGGCTGGCGTGCGCGATCCCGGCCCGCGCCGCTTCCAGCCCAGCATGGACAGCGAGGCCCGGAGCCAGTGGCGCCGGCGCTGGGAGGAGGCGGTGCGCCGCAGCCTCCACTGGGACACCTGATCGGTCTGCCATGTCCACCACCCATACCGACCTGCTGGTGATCGGCGGCGGGGCCACCGGTGCGGCCGTGGCCCTCTCCGGCGTGCGGCGTGGACTCTCCGTGGTGCTCGTGGAGGCGGGCGATCTGGCCGGCGGCACCAGCTGCCGCAGCACCAAGCTGCTGCACGGCGGTGTGCGCTACCTGGAGCTGGCCTTCAAGACCTTCGATGCCGGCCAGCTGCGGCTGGTGCGCGAGGCCCTGCTGGAGCGCGGTCACTGGCTCGATCAGGTCCCCTTCCTGGCCCGGCCGCTGGAGCTGGCCCTGCCCACCGGCCAGCCCCTGGCCACGCTCTACTACCGCATCGGCCTGGGCCTCTATGACGCCCTGGCCGGACGCCGCGCCATCGCCCCCAGCCGGGCGGTGAGCGGCGGCACGCTGCAGCGGCTGCTGCCCGGCCTCAGCTCCCGGGCCAGCGGCGCGGTGCTCTACAGCGACGGCCAGTTCGACGACGCCCGGCTGAACCTGCTCCTGGCTCTCACTGCCGCGGCGGAAGGGGCCGACGTGCGCTCCCACTGCCGGGCCCGTGAGCTGCTGCTGGAGAACGGTCGCGTCGGCGGCGCGCTGGTGGAGCAGGGCGGCCGCTGCGAACGGATCGAGGCGGGGGTCGTGGTCAATGCCACGGGTCTGGCCGCCGATGCGGTGCGGCACATGGCCGATCCCGATGCTCCGCCACGGCTCCAGACCAGCCGGGGCGTGCACGTGGTGCTCGAGCAGAACCTCTGTCCGGAGGGTGCCGGGCTCCTGGTGCCCTCCACCGACGACGGGCGCGTGCTGTTCATGCTGCCCTTCCATGGCCGCACCCTGGTGGGCACCACCGACACCCCCTGCCAGGCCGCCGAGGTGAACCGGGCCAGCCCCCAGGAGCGCGACTACCTGCTCGATTACGTGGCGCGCTGGTTCCCGAACCGACCGGTGACCGTCAGTGCCGTGTGGGCCGGCGGCCGGCCGCTGCTGCAGGCCGCCGGGGGCCCCACCGGCAACACCGCCGGCCTGGTGCGGGAGCACGAGGTGGAGACCCTGCCCAGCGGGCTGATCAGCGTGATGGGCGGGAAATGGACCACCTGCCGGCCCATGGCCCACGACACCCTGCAGGCGGTGGAGCGGCAGCTGGGGCGCAGCCTGCCGGCCGAACGCGAAGCTCCGGTGCTGGGCGCCGTGGCCGGGGGCGCGGCGGCGATGGCCGAGCCGCTGCACCGCTGCCGGCAGGACCTGCTCAGCCAACTGCCGGCCGGAGTGCTGCAGGAGGCGCAGGCCGATCACCTCATCGCCTCCCACGGCCTGAGGGCGGACCGGGTGCTGGCCTGCGCCGAGACGCCCGCCGAGCTGGAGCCCCTCAGCCCGGCGGTGCCGCTCTGCGCCGCCGAGATCCGCCACGGCATCCGCCACGAGCAGGCCCGCAGCGCGGTGGAGGTGCTGGCGCGCCGCTGCCGGCTGGCCATGGTCGATCAGGCCGAAGCACGCCGCCTCGCGCCGCTGGTGGAGGAGCTCCTGGACCGGGAAGGCCACCCCCCAACCCCGGCGGGAGCGGCGCCGGGCGACTGGGAGACGCTGGTCTGAGGCTCAGGGGCGGATGCCCCCCGCGGCCACCGTGCCGGCAGGGGCCGCGGGCACGGCCCGCCGCGGCGTCTCGGAGGCCTCATCCCCCTTGCCCTCGCCCGCCTCGCCGACCTCACCGATCAGCCACCAGAAAAAGCCATAGGCCGGCAGATACACGTGCCAGCGGCGGGAGGCCGGGGGAAACTCGCTGCCGTAGAGCACCTCCCGCATCCGCGCGCCCTGCCAGCCCGAGAGATCGAGCCAGGTGGAGGCGCCGGCGGAGGAGAGGTTGGCCACCACGAGAACGGTCATGCCATCCCCGTTGCGCGCATAGGCCAGCAGGCTGGGATGGCCGGCATCCAGCAGCTGGCAGTCGCCGGTGCGCAGGGCCGGCAGCACCCGACGGCAGGTGAGCATGCGCCGGTGCCAGTTGAGCAGCGAGCCGGAGAGCTGCTTCTGCACCTCCACGTTCACCACCCGGTAGTCGTAGCCCGGGGCGGTGATCGGGGGCAAGACGAGGAGGGGATCCGGGGCGGTGGAGAAGCCGCCGTTGCGGGCGGGCGTCCAGGCCATCGGGGTGCGGTTGGGATCGCGGTCCCGCAGACCGGGCCAGTCGCCCATGCCCAGCTCATCGCCGTAATACAGACACGGCATGCCCGGCAGGCTGTACAGCAGACCGTGCAGCATCGAGTTGGCCCGCTGATCGCCGTTGAGCAGGGGGGCCAGGCGCCGGTTGATGCCCCAGTTCAGCCAGTGCCCCTGGCCCTGCACGAGCCCGGAGCGGATCGCCTGGATCACCGAGGGCTCCACCAGATGGCCATCCCCCAGCCAGAGCTCATCGTGGTTCCGCAGGGGCAGGGCCCAGCGACAGCCCTTCACCGTGCTCACGGCCTGGCTGATGGCCCGCTTCAGGCCCTCGGTGCGACCGGTGGCCACAGCCGAGAACAGATGGGCGGTGAGCACGAAATTGAAGGCACCGTGCAGCTCGTCATCCGCCAGGTAGGGGGCCGACTCCTCCACCGGCTGGATCGCCTCCGCCAGCAGCAGGATCGAGCGGCCGGAGGCATCGACCCGCTCGCGCAGCCGCTTCAGGAAGGCATGGGTGGCGGGCAGCCCCTCGCAGCGGCTGTCCTCCTCCTCGTAGAGGAAGGGCACCGCATCGAGGCGGAAGCCGTCCACACCGCGCTCGAGCCAGAAGTCGACCACCGCGAGCATCTGCTCCTGCACCCAGGGGTTCTCGTAGTTGAGATCGGGCTGATGGCGCAGAAAGCGGTGGAAGTAGTACTGGCCGGCCACCTCGTCCCACTCCCAGTTGGAGGATTCGAAGTGGCGGAACAGCACCGGTGCCCCGGCATAGCGCCCGGGATCGTCGCTCCAGACGTACACCTCGCGCTCCACGCTCCCCTGGGGTGCCCAGCGGGCCCGCTGGAACCAGGGATGCAGCACGCTGGTGTGGTTCAGCACCAGATCGAGCACCACCTTGATGCCCTTGGCATGGGCGGCGGTCACGAACCGGTGGAAGGCCGCCAGATCGCCCAGCTCGGGATGGATGGCCTGAAAGTCGCTGACGTCGTACCCACCGTCCCGCAGGGGGGAGGGGTAGATGGGCGTCAGCCAGATCGCCTCCACCCCGAGCCAGCGCAGGTAGGACAGCCGGGAACTGAGACCCTGCAGGTCGCCGATGCCGTCGCCGTTGCCATCGCTGAACGAACGGGGGATCAGCTGATAGATCACACACCCCTCCCACCAGGGGGATCCAGCACCCGACATCAACGGCCCAGGCCAATGCTTCACAGCTAGGTCCGCCGGGCGCTGCCGTCCAGCCCCCGAAGGGACTGGCGCCTTCCCGCAATCGCCTTAGGGTTCGCTCACCCACGTGAGACCCATGCTGCGCACCCTCGGTGGCACGGCCAGCGCACTGCTCGCTCCCGTCCTGCTGCTGGGCGCACTGCCTCCGATGCCGGCCGCCCAGGTGACGGTGCAACCGGGAGACACCCTCTCGGAGATCGCCGAGCGGCACGGGGTGTCGATGCGCCGGCTGATGCAGCTCAACGGCCTGAGTGATCCGGCCCACATCGAGGCGGGCCAGAGCCTGCAGCTCAGCCCGACAGGCGACGGCGGCAGCACCGCCGGCAGCGGCCGCCACACCGTGCAACCCGGGGAGACCCTCTCGGAGATCGCCGAGCGCTACAACGTGAGCGCAGCTCAGCTGGCCGCCCTCAACGACCTCGACGACGACGATTACGTCCAGGCCGGCGAACGCCTGCGGCTGCCGGCGGGCGTTCGCAGCCAACCCGCTCCGCTGAAGGTGGACCCCTCTGCCGCAGAGCATGTGGTGGGCCGCGGCCAGACCCTCTCCCGGATCGCTGAGGCCTACGACCTGCCCCTCAGCCGCCTGATGGCGCTCAACGGCATCGAGGATGCCGACCGGGTGCAGGTGGGGCAGCGCCTGAACCTCCGCCAGCCGGCCTCGGCGGCGCCCCCCGCACCGGCACCCGCCCATTCACCAGCAGCGGTCGCTCCCACACCCGCACCAGTAGCAGCAGCCCCCGCTCCGGCGGCAGCTCCCGCTCCGCAGCCGGCCCCTGAAACCGTGGTCGCCGCGGTACAGCCCGAGCGCGCGGCCGCCGCGGAACCCGTACCAGCCACGGCGGAGGGCATGGCCAACGCCCCCGACTGGCGCACCTACGGCCCGCTCCGGGTGGACTGGGCCAACTGGCTGCCGATGGATGGCAGCCACGTGGCGCCGACGCTGAACGGCGACGATCAGCCCCTCTACCTGGCGGTGAACTGCGGAGCGAAGCGGCTCAACGCCACCGGAGCCACCGGAGCCTGGAAGACCTGGGAGACCCCCCGCAGCGACTTCGAGCG
It encodes the following:
- a CDS encoding LysM peptidoglycan-binding domain-containing protein — its product is MLRTLGGTASALLAPVLLLGALPPMPAAQVTVQPGDTLSEIAERHGVSMRRLMQLNGLSDPAHIEAGQSLQLSPTGDGGSTAGSGRHTVQPGETLSEIAERYNVSAAQLAALNDLDDDDYVQAGERLRLPAGVRSQPAPLKVDPSAAEHVVGRGQTLSRIAEAYDLPLSRLMALNGIEDADRVQVGQRLNLRQPASAAPPAPAPAHSPAAVAPTPAPVAAAPAPAAAPAPQPAPETVVAAVQPERAAAAEPVPATAEGMANAPDWRTYGPLRVDWANWLPMDGSHVAPTLNGDDQPLYLAVNCGAKRLNATGATGAWKTWETPRSDFERQLLSDLCREKGG
- a CDS encoding alpha-amylase family protein — translated: MSGAGSPWWEGCVIYQLIPRSFSDGNGDGIGDLQGLSSRLSYLRWLGVEAIWLTPIYPSPLRDGGYDVSDFQAIHPELGDLAAFHRFVTAAHAKGIKVVLDLVLNHTSVLHPWFQRARWAPQGSVEREVYVWSDDPGRYAGAPVLFRHFESSNWEWDEVAGQYYFHRFLRHQPDLNYENPWVQEQMLAVVDFWLERGVDGFRLDAVPFLYEEEDSRCEGLPATHAFLKRLRERVDASGRSILLLAEAIQPVEESAPYLADDELHGAFNFVLTAHLFSAVATGRTEGLKRAISQAVSTVKGCRWALPLRNHDELWLGDGHLVEPSVIQAIRSGLVQGQGHWLNWGINRRLAPLLNGDQRANSMLHGLLYSLPGMPCLYYGDELGMGDWPGLRDRDPNRTPMAWTPARNGGFSTAPDPLLVLPPITAPGYDYRVVNVEVQKQLSGSLLNWHRRMLTCRRVLPALRTGDCQLLDAGHPSLLAYARNGDGMTVLVVANLSSAGASTWLDLSGWQGARMREVLYGSEFPPASRRWHVYLPAYGFFWWLIGEVGEAGEGKGDEASETPRRAVPAAPAGTVAAGGIRP